In Gimesia panareensis, the genomic window CCTAAATCTGTCCGGCGGGGATTTGTGTAGATTGTATACAAAGTCTCCGTCTCGGGCTTGACTCGTCGGGGCATCTCAAACAGACTGGAATCGAAGAACTTTGCACCGCTGAATGAGTCAGTTGGTGGAACTGTTCTGCGTTCGACTCCCCCTGGATACTGGAGATTTTACGATGCTTTCCGCTGTTCGCCCCCTTTATTCTTCCCAGATTCCTTTTTCATTCCTGCTGTCGATGCTGGTGAGTATTGCCAGTCTGACTGTTGGACCGGGGGGCGTAAAATCTGCCGAGAAGCAGGTAACCGAATCAGGCAATCGGCTGGTCTATCTGGATCAGGATGATCCTTATTATGTCTCTCAAAATTTTCCCAAATTGGCGACGCCTCAGTGGTATGGCGACAAGCAGGTCAAGGCGGTCTGCGTGCTGGCGATCGACGACATGCGGGATGTCCAGAAATACGAGACCTACCTGCGGCCGATCCTGGAGCGGCTGAAAGAGATTAACGGGCGTGCCGGTGTCAGCATCATGACCTGCCGCGTCGATCCGAAAGATCCGCATCTGCAGACGTGGATTAAGGAGGGCGTGAGTATCGATGTGCATACTTACGATCATCCCTGTCCCCTGCTGAAAGATCGTGATTTTGCCAAAGCCAAAGGGACTGTCGAGAAATGCATCGATCTGCTGAGCGAGATTCCCCACAGTCATCCGGTGGCGTATCGCATGCCCTGCTGCGATTCACTCAATACGGTCAGTCCCCGTTTTTTTACCGAAATTTTTAATCAGACCACTCCCGCAGGGAACTTTCTGCAGATCGACACTTCTGTCTTTCATGTGTTTACTGACCAGGATCCGGAACTGCCAAAAGAACTGGTTACCGATCCCAACGGGCAGGGGAGAATTGAAAAGTACGTTCCCACGGATCGGGGTTTCGTGAATACGATTTTCAATTACCCCTATCCCTATCCCATCTCGCGACTCTGCTGGGAATTTTCCTGTGTGACTCCCAGCGACTGGTCTGCCCAGCATCGTCAAAAGCCGTTCAATCCGCTGACGGTACGTGACTGGACCGCGGTGATCGATGCGACCGTCGTCAAAGAGGGGACGTTTAACCTGGTCTTCCACCCGCATGGCTGGATCAGTAATGAGCAGATCATCAAGCTGATCGACCACGCGGTCCAGAAGCATGGTTCCGCGGTGCAGTTTCTCTCCTTCCGGGAAGTTCTGGATCGGATGAATCAGCATCTGCTGGCGGGCCAACCCCTGCGCAACAGACAGGGGGCAGATAACGGTGTGAGACTTTTGGATCTGAACGCAGATGGATTTATGGATGTGGTCATTGGTAATGAACAGGTGCAGAAAACCCGCATCTGGAATCCCGGACAACAGACCTGGAGTGAAACCGGTTTTCCTACCCGTCTGGTTGCTGCGTCTGACACACAGGGAAAGCAGGCTATCCGGGGCCGCTTCGGTGTTTTGAACGGGCAGGTCATCCTGCTGACGCTCACGCCTGAAGTCTCGGCTGCCTGGAAGTTCGATGGCAAACAATGGACGTCGGCTTCCGAACTGCTGGCGGGCTTGCCTGAGGGGGCGGATGCATTATTTACCCTCAAAGCTGGCGTGGACCAGGGGCTGCGGTTGCGGGATTTGAATCATGATGGACAGTGCGAATTGATTGTTTCGAATCCAGAACAGAACCTGATTTTTGCGTGGTCAGAGAAACAGGGGCGCTGGCAAAAATTGCCCTGGTCGCTTCCTCAGCCGGCAACGATTGTCGATGACCAGGGTCGCGACGCGGGCCTGCGGTTTGTCGATGTGAATGAAGATGGTTTTGAGGATACTCTGTTTTCGAATGAAGACCACGCCTCGTTGTATCTGTTTACCTCGCTGAAGTCGGGCTGGAAGAAAGTCTTTGACCAGGAGCGGGCCGATGCCGAAGGGCCAGTGCCGATGATTTCACGGAAAGGGACCAACAATGGGGCCTGGTTCCATTCGAAGCATCTCTGGGTGCAGAATGAAGATACAGCGAAGAAGAAGCACCTGGTCGCAGGTAAGTCATTTGAAGAGATGCTGGCAGAGCAGGGACCGCAGCCCAAATCTAAGGAAGAGGCTCTGAAAACGATCAAGGTTAAACCGGGTTTTCATGTCGAACTGGTGGCGGCGGAACCGCTAGTCAAAGATCCGATTGCCTTTGACTGGGGGCCGGATGGAAAGCTCTGGGTCGCGGAAATGGCAGACTACCCGCTGGGCGTCAATGAATCGGGAACGTTTGATGGACGCATTCGTTTTCTGGAAGATACCGACGGCGACGGCAAGTATGATCGGTCAACAGTCTTTCTGGAAGGGGTGGGCTATCCGACGGGAGTGATGGCCTGGCGGAAGGGGGCCATCGTGACAACCGCTCCTGAGGTCTTCTATGCCGAAGATACGGACGGAGATGGCAAAGCGGATCAACGCGAATCCCTGTTTACTGGATTTGGAGAAGGGAACCAGCAGCACCGCGTGAATGGGCTGCGGTGGGGCCTGGATAACTGGGTTTACCTGGCGAACGGAGACTCGGGCGGCGATTTGCGCTCAGTGAAGACGGGCCAGAAATTGAATTTCGGTCGCCGGGATCTGCGCATCAAACCGGATACCGGCCAGATGGATCCCCAGTCGGGGCAGACTCAGTTCGGCCGGGAGCGGGATGACTGGGGCAACTGGTTCGGCAGCAATAACAGCAATCCCGCGTTTCATTATGCCCTGGCGGATCACTATCTCCGCCGCAATAAGAATCTGATTGCCCCCGATGCGAAGGTGCAGGTCTCGGTGCGTCCCGGGGCAGCGACCATTTTTCCGGTCAGTCGCACGCAGGTGCGTTTCAACGACTTCAACAAAGTGAATCGAATTACCTCCGCCTGTGGTCTCTGCTTTTATCGAGATAACCTGCTGGGAACGGAGTTCGCAGGCAATTCCTTTATCTGTGAACCAGTACATAATCTGGTCCACCGCGAAATCGTCAAGCCGAAAGGGACGACGTTTACCAGCCAGCGGGCGGAGAGTGAGCAGGATTCGGAGTTCCTGGCGTCTACGGATAACTGGTTCCGGCCTACGATGGCACGCACCGGCCCTGATGGCGCACTTTGGGTGGCAGACATGTATCGGCATGTGATCGAGCATCCGCAATGGATCCCCAAAGAAATGCAGGAGAAACTGGATCTGCGGGCCGGCAAGGAACAGGGGCGGATTTACAAAGTTGTTCCTGATAAGGCTCCCTTACGCGCCGTGCCACGCCTCGATCAGCTCTCTCCTCAGGAACTGGTTGAGCAGCTGGAAAGTCCGAATGGGACGCTGCGGGACATGGTACAGAAACTGATGGTGACGCGCGGCGATCAATCGGTGGTTCCGTACCTCAAACAAATGGTCAAGCAGGGCAATTCACCCACCGCACGTCTGCAGGCCCTGTGCACCCTGGACGGGTTGGACGCAATCTCAGAAGAAGTTCTGATTACGGCCCTGGAAGACAAACATCCCGGAGTTCGCCGGCATGCGATTCGACTCAGTGAGCCTTTTTTGAACCAGTCACCGGAACTGGGCAAACGGCTGCTTGCACTGGTGGACGATCCGGATCCGCAACTGCAGATGCAACTGGCTTATTCACTGGGAGAATGGAAATCACCCCAGGCAGGTTCAGCGCTGGCACGACTGGCGATCCAACATGATCAGGATCCGTATCTGCGAACGGCGATTTTGAGTTCGGTTGGAAATCATCTGGATTCATTCACAACGTCTCTGTTTGATGAGTTACAGGGAAAACAGCCACCGCTGCAGATCTTGAACTCGCTGGTGGGGATGGCAGTCTCTGCCGGTCAGCAGAATGTGCTGGTGGCGATTTACGATCGCACCGCGCAACCTTTGCAGAACAAGAACTGGCAGGCCTGGCAGTTTGAAGTGGTAGCGACCTTACTGCAGTCCCTGGCACGGCGGAATCAGAGTCTGCCGCAATATGCTCAGAAAGCTGGCCCCGAATTGCGGAAAGCTTTACATGAACTCAAACCGCTGTTCCAGGCGGCGCGGGAGATTGCAGTTGACGAATCGGCGACCGTCGATTCCCGCAGGCAGGTTGTGTCTTTGCTTGGGAACGGTTTTGAGCAACGCGAAGAGGATCTGGGACTGTTGTCCGAGCTGTTGTCGCCTCGTAATCCACGTGCATTGCAAAGTGCTGCTGTGACTGCCCTGTCTCAATTTGGAAATCAGCAGACAATGCAACTGATGCTGGCACGCTGGAAGAACTATGGCCCCGGCTTGCGTTCAGAGGTTCTGAATTCTCTGCTCAGTCGCAAGGCGGGAGTTCAAGCGGTGCTGGACGGATTGAAGAACAAGTCGATCTCGGCAGCAGACATCGATGCTTCGAGTCGCCAGATACTGTTGAGTCATAAGGATCGTCAAGTGCAGCAACGAGCGAAAGCGTTACTGGCCTCTGCACTCAATACGGATCGTGCGAAGGTGGTCGCCGAACATTCTACAGTGATTTCCCTGAAAGGAAATGCAGATGCCGGTCATCAGGTTTTTGTCAAACGCTGTGCTGTGTGTCATCAGCTCAACAAGGAGGGCAAGCCGATCGGTCCTGATCTGTCCGCATTGACGGATAAGTCCCCGCGGGCGCTGCTGGCTGCCATTCTCGATCCGAATCGAGCCGTGGAGAATAAATACGTCAGCTACATCGCTGTTACCGAAGATGGTCTGACCTTTAACGGTTTACTGGCATCGGAAAGTGGTGAGAGCATTTCGCTGGTTCAGACGGATGGCAAGACAAAGACGCTGTTGCGTGAAGACCTGGAAGAACTGATGAGCACCGGCAAGTCTCTGATGCCGGAAGGGCTGGAAAAAGATATGACACCTCAAAACCTGGCGGACGTGATTGCCTATCTGAATACAGCAGAGTTGCCTCGAAAGACCTTCCCCGGAAATGAGCCAGCTGTTGTGGAGGCGGAAGCACTTCGCGGTGACTATTTCCTGACTCCGCAACTGGCTGAGATCTACGGTTCCACGCTCAAGTTTGAGAGCAAATACAAGAATCTGGGATATTGGCAAAGCGAGAATGACCGTGCCGTCTGGACGTTGGCTGTCCCCTGTTCCGGTCGGTACGATGTCTACCTCGAATACGCCTGTCCTCCCGGGACGGCAGGTGACCAGCTTCTTCTGGAGGTCGATGGCCAGCAGCTGTTCTGGACGGTGCCGTCTACCGGGAGTTGGGATGTCTACCAGAACCGCCGGATTGGTACGATCAGTCTGTCGGCAGGTAAGCCCCGGCTGTCGCTCCATAGCCAGGGGAAGCTCAAAAATGCCCTGCTGGATCTGAAAACGGTTCGCTTACGAGAATCCAGCAACTGAGATTTAGTGCTCCGGTCACTCCTGTCTTTGCTGCCTGCTGCAGACCGATGAAAGTACGGATCGAACCGGTTACACAGAATTTGCCTGCCCCGATTCCGATCCACTTTCCGAGGCACGAATTGAGATCGAATTCACAAAAATTCAGTGAAATGCAGATGGCAACTCCAACATTCTGCCGTTAATGGGGGTAGGAAAGAGGTGATGATACTGCAGACTGATAGCGGGCTCCGACTTTTCGTGAATAATCGTCCAAGAATAAAAAAAATCGATTGCGTAAATTTTTTTTATGAACGATGATTCTGTATATCTATTAATACCTCCTTAATATCCAATAATCCTGAACTGATCAAACGAATATGTTGGGTGTCGGGCAGCCTGTGGTGTAATAAATTGTCATAAGCAAATGAACGAGGCCCGTGGTCTCGGGAAAATCAGAACCGTGTCGGACGAAGGTTTTACAGATCCCCTGGATGGTGAAGAAACTGTGGATGAATTTCCCCCAGTCAATGTGGAAGAGGAGGATACTGTCGATCAGTTTCCCCCGATTGACATCAAGGAGATTGATAAAACCGTAATCGGTGTCGACAGTTCCGCCAGTAAATCCGCCCAGGATCTGGCTGGTCCTTCCGCGGAAAAAGCGGCTGCCTGGATTGGTAGAAAACTGGGTAAGTATGAAATTACCGGTTTGCTCGGGCAGGGAGGCATGGGTGTTGTCTATCGCGCCCATGATGAAACCATCGGCCGCGATGTTGCCATCAAGCTGTTACCAGCCGAATTAGCCTCCGATAAAAACATGCTGGAACGATTCCTGGCTGAAGCCAGAGCGGCGGGCCGGTTAACCCATCCCCATATCGTGTCGATTCACGACATTGGCCAGGAAGGGGATGTGAATTATATCGTCATGGAACTGATGACGGGGGGCAGTGCTGACGATCACCTGGAGACGGTTGGTCCCTATTCGCCTCTCCAGGCGACCCGGATCATTGCCGATGCCTGCGAAGGTCTGATGGTGGCTCACGCTTCCGGTCTGGTGCACCGGGATATCAAGCCGGCGAACCTGTTGCAGTCCAGGCATGGCACAATCAAGGTAGCGGACTTCGGTCTGGCCAAGCGGGTAGTGCAGCAGTCTCATCAACTGACTCAGGACGGGCAGCTCATCGGTACGCCTTACTTTATGAGCCCGGAACAGTGTGAGTCGAAGCCGGTTGATTTACGCAGCGACATCTACTCCCTGGGAGCAACATATTATACCCTGCTTACCGGGGACCATCCTTACGAAGACGCGGGCAGTATTGTTCAGATCATGTATGCACACTGCCATGCCGATCTGCTGGATCCACGTGATGTGGATGCGAAGATCCCGGATAAATGTGCCGCGATCGTTCAGAAATCGATGGCGAAGAAACCCGAAGATCGCTATCAGTCTGCTCAGGAAATGCTGCTCGATTTAAAGGCGATTACTGCGAATTCGGAAAAGTACGGCGATACAACTGTTCTGAGCCAGGAAGAACTGGAAAGGGCACATTCCTCAGCAAAGTCGCCTGCGGGCTGGCAGAAAATTGCTTTCAACAGTGTGATGTTCCTGGTGACCTTTTTACTGCTGACTCTGGTGCCTTATTACTTCTGGAATGGCAATCAGAATCAGGGGGCTGGTCCTGTACCAACGCCTGTATCTCAGGCGAAAGCGCTGCCTGCCAGTCAGGGGATCACAGCGGACAAAATCATTCTGGGAACCTCAACCGCCATGACCGGTGCCAACAAGGAACTGGGCAATAATATGGTCATGGGGATGCAGGCCTGTTTTAAACGTATCAATGACGAAGGCGGAATTGGCGGACGCAAGATCGAGCTGGTAGTGAAAGACGATGGCTACGAGCCCGATCAGGCACTCGAAAACATGCACCGCCTGTTTGAGGATGACAGGATTTTCGCTGTCATCGGAAATGTGGGAACTCCGACTGCCAAAGCCACGGTACCGTATGCGAATGAGAATCAGCACCTGTTCTTCGCTCCCTTTACCGGGGCTCAGGCATTACGCCGGGATCCGCCCGATCGTTATGTCTTCAATCTGCGGGCCAGCTATGCCGACGAAACCGCGGCGATGGTGCACTACTTTGTTGAACATGAGCGGATCGCACCAGACAAGATTGCTGTCTTTGCACAGAATGATTCCTTTGGTGATGATGGTTTTGCCGGGGTTGCCAAAGCGCTTGGGAAGTACAAAGTTCAACCGGAAAACATTCTTCGTGTGGGTTACGACCGGAATACGACCCAGATTTCCGGGGCGGTCGAGCAGCTTGTCCAGAATCAGAATCAGATCGAGGCGCTGATCATGGTGGCGACTTTCAAGCCCGCCGCTTTGATGGTTCAACAGATCAAGGATCGCCAGCTAAAGATCCAGACCGCTGCCGTTTCCTTTGTGGGTAGCGAGTTGCTGGCGCAGCAGTTTAAAGAAATGGGGGCGAAGTATGCTGAAGGAGTGATCGTCACCCAGGTCGTGCCCTATTATCTGTCCAGTGCTACGGGAGTCTTGCGCTACCGGGATGCGATGAAAAAATACTACCCGCTTTCCAAGCCGGGGTTTGTTTCCCTGGAAGGGTACCTGGCTGCAGAGTGCCTGGTCGAAGGTATGAAAAAACTCCAGGCTTCCGGCAAAGCATTCACGACTGAAAATCTGATTGATTCCCTGGAGCAGATCAAGAATCTGGATCTGGGGATCGGGCCGATTATTAACTTCGGGCCTTCGCGTCATCAGGCTTCAGATCGCGTCTGGGGCACTATTCTCGGCAAAGATGCCCGCTACAAAGAACTGGATCTGGAATAAGATCGATCATTCGCGTCACCGGATGCCCCGGCTCCGTAGTTGATAAAAAAGGATGATTTTGCCGGTAGCAGTATTCCTCTCTCGTCCGTTATTCAGTCTAACGGGCCCACTTATGATTTGATTCCTGCCATATGTGTAAAGTCATAAGTGACCTGCCTGGAAGTAGATAAGCCAGATAACAGATATCGAACCGGCTGAATCTACTGAGAGTCTCACCTTCGAATTCATTCCTGTTTGAAATGTACACGAACTGAGACCAGAAATCTGACATCAGACGCTCGTGAAGGGTCATCATGAATTCTGAGATTTTGACACAGATGGTCACCACTGCAGAACCTGGCTCGGAATACTGTACACTCGAGGAGCTCGCGACTCAATTTGTGGATGAGTATCGCCGCTGGTTAAATCCGTCTATCGAAGACTATGCAACTGCTTATCCGGAGTATGCATCAGAAATCCGCGAAAGCTTTCCCGTCCTGATCGCGATGGAAGAATGGAAAGGCAATCAGGAGATTACCTGCCTGAAGCAACAGGCCGCTGATTGTCTGAACCTCAGGCAACTGGGAAACTGTCATTTGACGCGCGAGATGAGTCGCAGTCGCACGGCGATAATTTTTGAAGCAGTGCAGGGGGCTCAGCGACGCCCGGTGGCAGTAAAACTGATGCCCTGGAAATCAGAATTGACGCCCCGCTGGCGCGATCGTTTTGAACGGGAAGCCCGCCTGACGTTTCGTTTGAAGCATCAGAATATTATTTCCATCTATAGTACAGGGGAAGATCAGGGATATTCTTTTGCCGTGATGCAACAGGTACGGGGGGTTGGGTTGAACCAGGTCATTGCCTGTCTCTCCGGGGCAATTCATACCGAAATCGCAAATTGTGATCAGTCACATCCAGGTGTGCAACAGGCGCAGTCAGTGGCAGATTCATTGCAGCAGGATCCCTGGCGTGGATATGCATCACTCGCATTACAGATGGCAAATGCCCTGCGCTATGCGCACAGTCGGGGGACGCTACATAATGATTTCCGCCCGGAGAATATCCTGGTGAATTCAGATTTGGACTGCTGGCTGACAGGATTCGCGCTGCCTCAGTTTGCGGAAGGCGCATTAAAGCAGCAGCAGACTTTAACATTGCGAAATCAGTCGCCAGAGCGTTTTTGTGGCGAGGTCAGCGAGCAGAGTGACCTGTATTCCGTGGGGATGACGTTGTACGAACTTGCTACAGGCGTTCCCGCCTTTGCAGCACGGAACAGTCAGCAACTGCTGGAACTGATCACTCATTCTGAACCTCAACGGCCTGGCGATCTGGCAACTGATATGCCGACGTCTTTCGAAGCTATCATTCTGAACTGTATTTCCAGGTCACCCGGGGAGCGATATCAGACAGCCGATGAACTGAGTATCGATCTGGTGCGATTTCTGAATGGCAAAAGTGTGCGGCGTCGCGTCAGTCGACAGTCAGCCTTCCGGGATAAATGGTCCTGGTTCTGGCGTAAAACGAAGTGTCCGCTGGGTTGAAACGTATTTTTGAAGAGGCAGATCAAATACGGGGGAGACGGCCATTGTTCTGACCGGGGCCACCTGGTCTGGGAGGACGTCGTTCACGAGGAGGCCCGTGGCCTGGTTGGCCTGGTCCGGGACCACCATGATTGTGCAAAGGAGGCTTCTCTTTGAAATCCTGGGGATTCAGCCCCGGGAATCGTTCGTTGAACTCCCGCTCATATTTGTCATGTTTATCCCACATCAGCCAGCTGTCGACATCAGAATTGGTCTGATGATAAAGTCGGGCCAGTTCTTCTGTGGTATCGAGAATTCCAGCCAGCTGCTGAGGTGAATCGGGATTTTTTTTCCAGGCCGGTTCCAGAATCTGAAGCGCACTGTTGAAGAGTGTTTTTGCCTCTTTGACATTTCCTTTTTTGCTGACGATCATTGCCAGGTCAATTTCGAATTTGGCCAGCCATTGCCTGTATTCCTCGGAATCAGGGAATTGTTCTGTCAGTTCTTTCTGTAAGCGCATGGCAGTTCTCAGGGAGAGCTCTGCAGTATCATGGTACTGGCGATTTTCGATGTCCGGCACATAACCCATGGTCAAAATATCCATGGCATGCGCAAGCTTATTATGAGAGTGAATCAGCGAGGTTTTGTATTCGGGAATCGTGGGAGAATCCGAGACCAGACGACTGGCGTGCTGAATCGCACTTTTTAAACGAGAAATCAGGGTGTCACTGATATCTCCCGGTTTGGAATTACGAAGTTCGACCCGTTCGTAAGATTTTACGAGAGCGTGCCGGTAGTCAGAGATCTGGGGGTATTCCTTGACCAGATTTTCCAGAATTTCATAAACGCGTGCCTGTTTAATGCTGTCTGATTTCGGCTGAGGAATGCGGTCCGAGATCTGCTCCTGAAGGCAAAGCGCCAGCAGGTAGCGGTACTCGGGACGTGTCTGATCGGTGGCAATCAGTTGTTCCAGAATATCGATGGCCTGCTGCAGTTGTGCGGCATTAGGATTCTGATCGGGGTTGAGGCGTTTTCCAGTCAGTCGGCCCTTCTCATTTTGTATCTGCTCCGGTCGAAACTGACGGGCATTCAGGAAACAGGTGCGTGCCAGTTCGAAACGCAGGTCCGACTGATCCTGGTTTTGAGCGATGGCCGTCTCCAGTAACTTGCGAGCGGTTTCATGGGCTGTTCTGGATTCAGGCAACTGGTCCAGATGGCGATAAATGCGACCGATTTCGTTATATAGCGTGGCGATGGTCAGTGTCTTTGCTTCGCTAAAGTCCTGCTGGTACAGTTCAAGTGATCTCTGATAGGCAGCCAGCGCAGCCTGGAAATCTCCCAGTCGTCGATGGATATCACCGACCTTGCGTTGTGCGTTAGCAGCTTTGAGTCGAAACTCCTGTTGTGACCCGGTTGATTTTGCCAGTTCCTCATAAAACGGAATCATACCAGCGAGAAGATCTGCCGATTCCCGAGAGAGCACCGGCTCTGAATAATCAGCCGGAGAACCGGTCGTTTCCGAAGACTGGCTGCGACTGGGAACAAAACGGTCGAAGACACGATCCAGTGTCGCAGTGGCAAGATGTGCAGAAGCTTCCGCTTTTTTTCGTTCCTGTCGTTCCCGTTCAAAGCCGACCGCCAGTGTAACGCCCAGCAGTAGCAGTAAGCTCAAGGCGATTCCTGACAGACTGGCGATTGCCGGATTCCGGCAGCTCCAGCGCCAGACATGTTCCAGCAGATTCACACGTCTGGCGCGGATCGGACGGTTCTCCAGGAAACGGTTGAGATCGTCCGCGAGATCGCTTGCCTGCTGGTAGCGGTGTTTGGTATCCGGAGCGATGGCTTTAAGGATAATGGTTTCCAGGTCGCGGGGAATGGCGGGGTCGATGCGACGTAGTGAAGTGATCGAGCCGTGAGTGATTTTTTCAATCATTTCATGACGGCTGGTGCGTTCAATTGCAAAGCGTCTGGTCAGCAGCTCATACAGAGTGATACCCAGGCCATAAATATCGCTCTGGCGACAGGTCTCACCGCGAAACATTTCAGGAGCCATATATCCGAGCGTGCCTGCGATGTCTGTCGATTTACTCAGGTCATTCTGTTCTGCGGCGCGAGCCAGTCCAAAGTCAGTAATACAGAGCAGTCCGTCACGATCCAGCAGCAGATTACCCGGTTTGATATCCCGGTGGAGAATTCCGCGATCATGTGCATATTGCAGGGCGCTGGCTGCCTGAATTCCCAGGGCGGCAATGTTTTGTGGCGTATCAACGAATTCTTCAAATACAGGATCAACCGGTTTGGCTTCCATGTTTAAGGTGAAGTCCGTTGTAGCGCTGTCGCCCGAGGGGCAGATGACGGTTTCGTCACCGATGGATGTCAGCGTTTTCAGTGGTGCCCTGTGTGCCTTGAGGCCTGTGCTCGCTGCAGTGGCGACGATTTTCTGAGTCAGCTCATCCAGACCGACCCCTTCGATCAACTGCATGACGTAATAGTGAAAGCCCCCGTTCTCCCCAACCCCATAAACCGGGACGATATTGGTATGATGCAGCGAGGCCGTCAGTTCTGCTTCACGCCTGAATCGCTTGAGCTGTTTTTCGTCCAGCAGCAAGTGGCGGGGGAGCAGCTTCAAGGCAACGTGCCGATTGAGTGATTCCTGGATCGCTTCATAGACGACCCCCATTCCCCCCCGTCCGATTTCGCGAACGATCTGAAAATCGCCCAGCTGTTCAGGAACGGAAGCGCCTAAAGAGACTCTTCCCGGAACAGGCTCCACATATTTTCCGCCTTCCAGCGCGGCGATCGCGGGAAAGAATTCTTCAATTTCATCTGATAGTTCCGGGTGACGCTGCTGGTATTCCGATACGGAAGGGTGATCACCCTGGCGAATGCGAGAGATAAATTCATCTGCAAGCAGCTCCAGATCAACCGATCCGGGAGGCGTCAGGTTTTTAAGTGTGTGATTTGAATCGGGGGATAACATTGCCGAATGTCCTGTTGATTTCAATCTGCAATGAAACAGGCGATTTCTGTCTGATCATTCAATAATACCCGGGATTTGAACCAGAATGGAGCGCAATCTGGTTAAGGCCCGAAAATATCTCATACTGGCTGTCTTCGGTTCGATTTCGAGTACTTCAGAGGCCTCCAGGTTTGACAGTTCCTCAAAATGTCGGAGTACCAGAATTTCCCGGTC contains:
- a CDS encoding ABC transporter substrate-binding protein; this translates as MSDEGFTDPLDGEETVDEFPPVNVEEEDTVDQFPPIDIKEIDKTVIGVDSSASKSAQDLAGPSAEKAAAWIGRKLGKYEITGLLGQGGMGVVYRAHDETIGRDVAIKLLPAELASDKNMLERFLAEARAAGRLTHPHIVSIHDIGQEGDVNYIVMELMTGGSADDHLETVGPYSPLQATRIIADACEGLMVAHASGLVHRDIKPANLLQSRHGTIKVADFGLAKRVVQQSHQLTQDGQLIGTPYFMSPEQCESKPVDLRSDIYSLGATYYTLLTGDHPYEDAGSIVQIMYAHCHADLLDPRDVDAKIPDKCAAIVQKSMAKKPEDRYQSAQEMLLDLKAITANSEKYGDTTVLSQEELERAHSSAKSPAGWQKIAFNSVMFLVTFLLLTLVPYYFWNGNQNQGAGPVPTPVSQAKALPASQGITADKIILGTSTAMTGANKELGNNMVMGMQACFKRINDEGGIGGRKIELVVKDDGYEPDQALENMHRLFEDDRIFAVIGNVGTPTAKATVPYANENQHLFFAPFTGAQALRRDPPDRYVFNLRASYADETAAMVHYFVEHERIAPDKIAVFAQNDSFGDDGFAGVAKALGKYKVQPENILRVGYDRNTTQISGAVEQLVQNQNQIEALIMVATFKPAALMVQQIKDRQLKIQTAAVSFVGSELLAQQFKEMGAKYAEGVIVTQVVPYYLSSATGVLRYRDAMKKYYPLSKPGFVSLEGYLAAECLVEGMKKLQASGKAFTTENLIDSLEQIKNLDLGIGPIINFGPSRHQASDRVWGTILGKDARYKELDLE
- a CDS encoding serine/threonine protein kinase encodes the protein MNSEILTQMVTTAEPGSEYCTLEELATQFVDEYRRWLNPSIEDYATAYPEYASEIRESFPVLIAMEEWKGNQEITCLKQQAADCLNLRQLGNCHLTREMSRSRTAIIFEAVQGAQRRPVAVKLMPWKSELTPRWRDRFEREARLTFRLKHQNIISIYSTGEDQGYSFAVMQQVRGVGLNQVIACLSGAIHTEIANCDQSHPGVQQAQSVADSLQQDPWRGYASLALQMANALRYAHSRGTLHNDFRPENILVNSDLDCWLTGFALPQFAEGALKQQQTLTLRNQSPERFCGEVSEQSDLYSVGMTLYELATGVPAFAARNSQQLLELITHSEPQRPGDLATDMPTSFEAIILNCISRSPGERYQTADELSIDLVRFLNGKSVRRRVSRQSAFRDKWSWFWRKTKCPLG
- a CDS encoding PVC-type heme-binding CxxCH protein; its protein translation is MLSAVRPLYSSQIPFSFLLSMLVSIASLTVGPGGVKSAEKQVTESGNRLVYLDQDDPYYVSQNFPKLATPQWYGDKQVKAVCVLAIDDMRDVQKYETYLRPILERLKEINGRAGVSIMTCRVDPKDPHLQTWIKEGVSIDVHTYDHPCPLLKDRDFAKAKGTVEKCIDLLSEIPHSHPVAYRMPCCDSLNTVSPRFFTEIFNQTTPAGNFLQIDTSVFHVFTDQDPELPKELVTDPNGQGRIEKYVPTDRGFVNTIFNYPYPYPISRLCWEFSCVTPSDWSAQHRQKPFNPLTVRDWTAVIDATVVKEGTFNLVFHPHGWISNEQIIKLIDHAVQKHGSAVQFLSFREVLDRMNQHLLAGQPLRNRQGADNGVRLLDLNADGFMDVVIGNEQVQKTRIWNPGQQTWSETGFPTRLVAASDTQGKQAIRGRFGVLNGQVILLTLTPEVSAAWKFDGKQWTSASELLAGLPEGADALFTLKAGVDQGLRLRDLNHDGQCELIVSNPEQNLIFAWSEKQGRWQKLPWSLPQPATIVDDQGRDAGLRFVDVNEDGFEDTLFSNEDHASLYLFTSLKSGWKKVFDQERADAEGPVPMISRKGTNNGAWFHSKHLWVQNEDTAKKKHLVAGKSFEEMLAEQGPQPKSKEEALKTIKVKPGFHVELVAAEPLVKDPIAFDWGPDGKLWVAEMADYPLGVNESGTFDGRIRFLEDTDGDGKYDRSTVFLEGVGYPTGVMAWRKGAIVTTAPEVFYAEDTDGDGKADQRESLFTGFGEGNQQHRVNGLRWGLDNWVYLANGDSGGDLRSVKTGQKLNFGRRDLRIKPDTGQMDPQSGQTQFGRERDDWGNWFGSNNSNPAFHYALADHYLRRNKNLIAPDAKVQVSVRPGAATIFPVSRTQVRFNDFNKVNRITSACGLCFYRDNLLGTEFAGNSFICEPVHNLVHREIVKPKGTTFTSQRAESEQDSEFLASTDNWFRPTMARTGPDGALWVADMYRHVIEHPQWIPKEMQEKLDLRAGKEQGRIYKVVPDKAPLRAVPRLDQLSPQELVEQLESPNGTLRDMVQKLMVTRGDQSVVPYLKQMVKQGNSPTARLQALCTLDGLDAISEEVLITALEDKHPGVRRHAIRLSEPFLNQSPELGKRLLALVDDPDPQLQMQLAYSLGEWKSPQAGSALARLAIQHDQDPYLRTAILSSVGNHLDSFTTSLFDELQGKQPPLQILNSLVGMAVSAGQQNVLVAIYDRTAQPLQNKNWQAWQFEVVATLLQSLARRNQSLPQYAQKAGPELRKALHELKPLFQAAREIAVDESATVDSRRQVVSLLGNGFEQREEDLGLLSELLSPRNPRALQSAAVTALSQFGNQQTMQLMLARWKNYGPGLRSEVLNSLLSRKAGVQAVLDGLKNKSISAADIDASSRQILLSHKDRQVQQRAKALLASALNTDRAKVVAEHSTVISLKGNADAGHQVFVKRCAVCHQLNKEGKPIGPDLSALTDKSPRALLAAILDPNRAVENKYVSYIAVTEDGLTFNGLLASESGESISLVQTDGKTKTLLREDLEELMSTGKSLMPEGLEKDMTPQNLADVIAYLNTAELPRKTFPGNEPAVVEAEALRGDYFLTPQLAEIYGSTLKFESKYKNLGYWQSENDRAVWTLAVPCSGRYDVYLEYACPPGTAGDQLLLEVDGQQLFWTVPSTGSWDVYQNRRIGTISLSAGKPRLSLHSQGKLKNALLDLKTVRLRESSN